From Ananas comosus cultivar F153 linkage group 8, ASM154086v1, whole genome shotgun sequence, one genomic window encodes:
- the LOC109714588 gene encoding calcium uniporter protein 2, mitochondrial-like produces MALLRKTLAQRLSRIARICSPVSQIRSPTAAEGNRRRHLLPGAADEPGIVRRFLQKRPIFEPALPPDRAPFLPSGDRLAERIRGLSPGRIRLDGLAPPPPQIAPAAEEERGVTVEEARKVLRAAQMEAARARLRAIPGSVVPYAEFLRVCCDASSSELGLGIARSLDESGSVIVLGDSVFLRPELVIKAIENVVPLPTPNRNYRNDPRREELRAMEATKAEIDRIAAAQVRRELWAGLGFLVVQTAGFMRLTFWELSWDVMEPICFYVTSVYFMAGYAFFLRTSRDPSFEGFFESRFSAKQKRLMRARSFDLDRFNELRRACPLPPALPPDHSQPIHSSSSSSSSSSYSCHCCH; encoded by the exons ATGGCGCTGCTTCGTAAAACGCTAGCCCAACGCCTCTCCCGCATCGCGAGGATCTGCTCCCCTGTCTCGCAGATCCGATCGCCTACGGCGGCGGAGGGGAACCGCCGCCGACACCTCCTCCCCGGGGCGGCCGACGAGCCCGGGATCGTCCGTCGCTTCCTTCAGAAGCGCCCGATCTTCGAGCCCGCGCTCCCCCCCGACCGCGCCCCCTTCCTCCCCTCCGGCGATCGCCTCGCCGAGCGCATCCGCGGCCTCAGCCCCGGCCGGATCCGCCTCGACGGCCTCGCCCCGCCTCCGCCGCAGATcgcgccggcggcggaggaggagaggggggtCACGGTggaggaggcgaggaaggtgctCAGGGCGGCGCAGATggaggcggcgagggcgaggctgAGGGCGATCCCGGGGAGCGTCGTCCCCTACGCCGAGTTCCTCCGCGTCTGCTGCGACGCCTCTAGCTCCGAGCTAGGGCTGGGGATCGCGCGGTCCCTCGACGAGTCGGGATCCGTGATCGTGCTCGGCGACTCGGTCTTCCTCAGACCCGAACTG GTGATCAAAGCAATTGAGAACGTCGTACCCCTACCGACGCCCAACCGGAACTACCGGAACGACCCGCGGCGGGAGGAGCTCAGGGCGATGGAGGCGACGAAGGCGGAGATAGACCGGATCGCGGCCGCCCAGGTGCGGAGAGAGCTGTGGGCCGGGCTCGGTTTCCTCGTCGTGCAAACGGCGGGGTTCATGAGGCTCACGTTCTGGGAGCTTTCCTGGGACGTGATGGAGCCGATCTGCTTCTACGTGACCTCGGTCTACTTCATGGCCGGATACGCCTTCTTCCTGCGGACGTCGAGGGACCCCTCCTTCGAGGGCTTCTTCGAGAGCCGCTTCTCCGCGAAGCAGAAGCGCCTGATGCGGGCGCGCAGTTTCGACCTCGACCGCTTCAACGAGCTCAGGAGAGCTTGCCCCTTGCCCCCTGCTCTGCCGCCCGATCATTCGCAACCgattcattcttcttcttcttcttcttcttcctcttcctacTCCTGCCATTGTTGCCATTAG